A window of the Desulforapulum autotrophicum HRM2 genome harbors these coding sequences:
- a CDS encoding sigma 54-interacting transcriptional regulator: protein MMGHNLYDQWLKILDHFNIGVILVDNHRRIRQCNTSARNLLRLSEDEIIGGDCQEIFCGLPCFPTCPFHDPETSDVRDMDVEFLDEAGEKHRVTRVGAPLLDDQGRVQGCVTVLQDHSPFNELVNRIHYEEQSLKIILDSLNMGIFTVNRGGLITFFNRAAEKVSGFSRMNLLGKACGTLFAGEGKQVCQALKQVLADRIPATAVRGELLSFQGEVIPISGDYIPLLNDHGGVIGALAAFQDMTLVQQLNQAIKGQYHFHHMIGKDPAMQRIFDMVRVVAKTESTLLIEGATGTGKDLLAKIIHSESNRSKRPFVKVNCAAIPDNLVESEIFGYVRGAFTGADRDKPGRFSEAHSGTIFLDEIGDLPLALQAKLLRVLEDREFYPLGSRKTQRVDVRILSATNRKLESLVAQKLFREDLFYRLNVLRIDLPPLMNRRGDLPLLIRHLMRKQAGIMKKPFPDICETAMEILLNYHYPGNIRELENIIEHAIILCQEEVIRSCHLPAYILDCSGLEGKRDGFSDPSTVDPGFSGTAQERQQILDVLRANRWHRQTTANLLGMDRTTLWRKMRKFKISP, encoded by the coding sequence ATGATGGGGCATAACCTCTACGATCAGTGGCTGAAGATTTTGGATCATTTCAATATTGGTGTGATCCTGGTCGATAACCACCGGAGAATCAGGCAGTGCAACACCAGCGCCAGGAATCTTCTAAGGCTCAGTGAGGATGAAATTATTGGCGGTGACTGCCAGGAGATTTTCTGCGGGTTGCCATGCTTTCCGACCTGTCCGTTCCATGACCCTGAAACCAGTGATGTCAGGGACATGGATGTGGAGTTCCTGGATGAGGCCGGTGAAAAGCACCGGGTCACCCGGGTGGGGGCGCCACTGCTCGATGACCAGGGACGGGTGCAGGGGTGCGTCACCGTTCTCCAGGACCATTCTCCGTTCAACGAGCTGGTCAACCGGATTCACTATGAGGAGCAGAGCCTCAAGATCATCCTTGACAGCCTGAACATGGGGATTTTCACCGTCAACCGGGGCGGGCTGATCACTTTTTTTAACCGGGCCGCTGAAAAAGTGTCGGGTTTCAGCCGTATGAATCTGCTGGGCAAGGCCTGTGGAACGCTTTTTGCCGGTGAGGGAAAACAGGTCTGTCAGGCCCTCAAGCAGGTGCTTGCCGATCGGATTCCGGCAACGGCCGTCCGGGGAGAACTGCTCAGTTTTCAGGGGGAGGTTATTCCCATTAGTGGCGATTATATTCCGCTGCTCAACGATCACGGCGGTGTCATCGGTGCCCTGGCCGCCTTCCAGGACATGACCCTGGTACAGCAGCTGAACCAGGCCATCAAAGGTCAATATCACTTCCACCACATGATCGGCAAGGATCCAGCCATGCAGCGTATCTTTGACATGGTCCGGGTGGTTGCCAAGACTGAATCCACCCTGCTCATCGAAGGGGCCACGGGAACGGGCAAGGATCTTCTGGCAAAGATCATCCATTCCGAGAGCAATAGAAGCAAAAGGCCCTTTGTAAAGGTCAACTGTGCAGCCATTCCCGACAATCTGGTTGAATCTGAAATTTTTGGCTATGTCAGGGGGGCCTTTACCGGGGCTGACCGGGACAAACCCGGTCGGTTCAGCGAGGCCCATAGCGGTACCATTTTTCTTGATGAAATCGGCGATCTTCCCCTGGCCCTCCAGGCAAAATTATTGAGGGTGTTGGAGGACCGGGAATTTTATCCCCTTGGCAGCAGAAAGACCCAGCGGGTGGATGTGAGAATTCTCTCGGCAACCAATCGAAAGCTTGAATCCCTGGTTGCCCAAAAGCTTTTTCGGGAGGATCTTTTCTATCGGCTCAACGTGCTCAGGATTGATCTTCCTCCCCTGATGAATCGACGGGGGGATCTTCCCCTCTTGATTCGCCATCTCATGCGAAAACAGGCCGGCATCATGAAAAAACCGTTTCCAGACATCTGTGAGACTGCCATGGAGATCCTGCTGAACTACCACTATCCAGGGAATATCCGGGAGCTTGAAAACATCATCGAGCACGCTATTATCCTCTGCCAGGAGGAGGTGATCCGTTCCTGCCATCTGCCTGCCTACATCCTTGACTGTTCGGGACTTGAGGGGAAACGGGACGGTTTTTCTGACCCGTCCACGGTAGACCCCGGGTTTTCCGGCACAGCCCAGGAGCGTCAACAAATTCTGGATGTCCTCAGGGCCAACCGCTGGCACAGGCAAACAACGGCCAACCTCCTGGGCATGGACCGGACCACCCTGTGGCGGAAAATGAGAAAATTCAAGATCTCGCCCTAG
- a CDS encoding response regulator transcription factor — protein MAYSILIVDQEPETRAFLRTLLTNRGFVVHCAKGVDEGRCKRRDCCPDLMIVDALLPDEGALSFCGCDPKRPVIFISPVPLGSLFFRNRLIHAHNGLKQTSGLPFIEKPLQEDELLDQINALVSIRDGRQTRGNGTTDTMDMGG, from the coding sequence ATGGCATATTCCATTCTTATCGTGGACCAGGAACCGGAAACACGTGCCTTCTTACGCACCCTGTTGACCAATCGCGGGTTTGTCGTCCATTGTGCAAAGGGGGTGGATGAGGGCAGATGCAAGCGACGCGACTGTTGTCCGGACCTGATGATCGTGGACGCTCTTTTGCCCGACGAAGGGGCCCTTTCCTTTTGCGGTTGCGATCCAAAGCGGCCGGTGATTTTTATCTCACCTGTTCCCCTTGGATCTCTTTTTTTTCGCAACAGGCTCATTCATGCCCATAACGGCCTGAAACAGACTTCCGGACTTCCCTTTATCGAAAAACCCCTTCAGGAGGACGAACTACTGGATCAGATCAATGCTCTGGTCAGCATCCGGGATGGCAGACAGACTCGTGGGAACGGGACGACAGACACAATGGATATGGGAGGATAA